A window of Mycolicibacterium fluoranthenivorans contains these coding sequences:
- a CDS encoding DUF3099 domain-containing protein produces MKHGPELGFDDDGRPILITRAALPYEEQHRARMRKYFTLMAFRIPALVLAAVTYGIWHNGLISLGIIVLSVPLPWMAVLIANDRPPRKATEPRRYEAAGPRRTPLFPTAERPALEHAPRTERDPDTDRTA; encoded by the coding sequence ATGAAACACGGCCCGGAGCTGGGTTTCGACGACGACGGTCGACCGATCCTGATCACCCGCGCCGCCCTACCCTATGAAGAGCAGCATCGCGCCAGGATGCGCAAGTACTTCACCCTGATGGCGTTCCGGATCCCGGCCCTGGTGCTGGCCGCCGTCACCTACGGAATCTGGCACAACGGGCTCATCTCACTGGGCATCATCGTGTTGTCCGTGCCCCTGCCGTGGATGGCCGTGCTGATCGCCAACGACCGCCCGCCGCGCAAGGCGACGGAGCCGCGCCGCTACGAGGCCGCCGGCCCACGCCGCACTCCCCTGTTCCCCACCGCCGAGCGTCCCGCACTGGAACACGCGCCGCGCACCGAACGGGACCCCGACACCGACCGCACCGCCTGA
- a CDS encoding sigma-70 family RNA polymerase sigma factor: protein MAIASISRVDSDLDAQSPAADLVRVYLNGIGKTALLTAADEVELAKRIEAGLYAQHVLDTRKRLGDARKKDLAAVVRDGDAARRHLLEANLRLVVSLAKRYTGRGMPLLDLIQEGNLGLIRAMEKFDYTKGFKFSTYATWWIRQAITRGMADQSRTIRLPVHLVEQVNKLARIKREMHQNLGREATDEELAEESGIPVEKINDLLEHSRDPVSLDMPVGTDEEAPLGDFIEDAEAMSAENAVIAELLHTDIRYVLATLDEREQQVIRLRFGLDDGQPRTLDQIGKLFGLSRERVRQIEREVMAKLRNGERAERLRSYAS, encoded by the coding sequence ATGGCGATCGCCAGCATCAGTCGTGTCGACAGCGATCTGGACGCTCAGAGCCCAGCCGCCGATCTAGTCCGGGTGTATCTCAACGGCATCGGTAAGACCGCGCTGTTGACCGCCGCGGACGAGGTCGAGTTGGCCAAGCGCATCGAGGCGGGCCTGTACGCCCAGCATGTGCTCGACACCCGCAAGCGTCTCGGAGATGCCCGCAAGAAGGATCTGGCCGCGGTGGTGCGTGACGGCGATGCCGCCCGCCGCCATCTGCTGGAGGCCAACTTGCGCCTCGTGGTGTCGCTGGCCAAGCGCTACACCGGGCGCGGTATGCCGCTGCTGGACCTGATCCAGGAGGGCAACCTCGGGCTCATCCGCGCCATGGAGAAGTTCGACTACACAAAGGGATTCAAGTTCTCCACCTACGCGACGTGGTGGATCCGTCAGGCCATCACGCGTGGCATGGCCGACCAGAGCCGCACCATCCGGCTGCCCGTGCATCTGGTGGAGCAGGTGAACAAGCTGGCCCGGATCAAGCGCGAGATGCACCAGAACCTGGGCCGCGAGGCCACCGACGAGGAGCTCGCCGAAGAGTCGGGCATCCCGGTGGAGAAGATCAACGACCTGCTGGAGCACAGCCGCGATCCGGTGAGCCTGGACATGCCGGTCGGCACCGACGAAGAGGCCCCGCTGGGCGACTTCATCGAGGACGCCGAGGCCATGTCGGCGGAGAACGCGGTCATCGCCGAGCTGCTGCACACCGATATCCGGTACGTGCTCGCGACGCTGGACGAGCGCGAGCAGCAGGTCATCCGGTTGCGCTTCGGCCTGGACGACGGGCAGCCGCGCACGCTCGACCAGATCGGCAAGCTGTTCGGGCTGTCCCGTGAGCGGGTGCGCCAGATCGAACGTGAAGTGATGGCCAAGCTCCGCAATGGCGAGCGTGCCGAGCGGTTGCGCTCCTACGCCAGCTAG